Proteins from a genomic interval of Channa argus isolate prfri chromosome 11, Channa argus male v1.0, whole genome shotgun sequence:
- the ercc6l2 gene encoding DNA excision repair protein ERCC-6-like 2 isoform X3, producing the protein MLAKSNKLTSYCASRWLQLLPMKKVIGFLAAVLQKTGTWEDIKNNRPQFLQSQMPSNQSKLTKVFLIVAPLSVLYNWKDELDTWGHFQVVVVHGLRKEEELARIKRGRTEIALTTYETLRLCLDQFNDINWSAVIVDEAHKIKNPNSQITQAMKELRCKIRIGLTGTILQNNLEELWCVMDWATPGCLGSLGNFKNKFSDPIEQGQRHNATKRDLATGRKTVRALVRKISHSFLRRTKALIKEQLPKKDDRVVYCSLTDFQQTLYQTVLDTEDVTLLLRSSEKCDCQSGHTRRNCCYKTNSEGVHMKGLYFSYLAILRKVANHAALLQSTTGTSKKQEKYVRTICQKVFQKFPDFVQRCKDEAFEALSDPVYSGKMKVLQKLFKYYMLKRDKVLLFSFSTKLLDVLESYCMAEGLDYSRLDGTTKSKERIQIVKEFNSSSHTNLCLVSTMAGGLGLNFVGANVVVLFDPTWNPANDLQAIDRAYRIGQCRDVTVLRLISLGTVEEVIYLRQVYKQQLQSSVVGKESARRYFEAVQGHGVHKGELFGIKNLFRLQTQGTCLTRQILEREGQVEAGVVTTSTHTVTQKKEEERKGASGPGDCSSTHEPVPNYETAKKDRDASENPGAVLDFSSGSEEDEERQGFKRRRSNPNALDGIREANAATGPGRMNLLQHGFSKLFEKANENPELSDGDSSPSVEFSPSDTEAKEQINVRKKDSNTSGISKTGNSAVCLPKLGTKTWNISSSSDRKKGSEYGGNKRVSLLKERGDVVKQTQGLNRWTYITADEDSNENSTKLDKKPVELNTTVSTVHRLEGYSDESEDFDLEETMWSKKVASDSHHKDKRRGRLDCNRKRRSASVRNKARSKYTENIEKFTSSDDELTPVKKGCRSTSPQKVRSPVDMLEEGRRPTTDKTARHAGMLNPVSFTSLKTQASPTSKRNQGTIDSVLGGLQEVVYTHSNQRVVGGSKAEELISKAAVRDVFERRMYSQLPANHLLGTQEQRLSLSPPESQPCPAIVRLKKPSVDHPVTFTSKRVDHTKYTTFITGETPQAICRQQLEEMAKKFNFPSVNDFAVEILKRDSSQRVAWLRQYYTSLDHPDLAKIVTKTFPQPDSAQYSSSSSTPSTSTKTAATKSHAETRTALNDVPKATKKPKYTPKNQQLQTKANKSRNPQNEVPESRKKQRVPQKNALDLLTDVSSPVSDDGGETACSARGHKRTKRGSVCSSGTYRAGGGLGVDRASSSGLGSGETAALLNRADRDTPSSRDVSHGRSTALSKPTAQGKQQEQKLSSRTNETFQGQSENFPPQQTPSACSSHSFLTDLIGDTSILDDLFKPKPREAQPKSTPKTAPIPSSLSVRACLSTPSQTRTTLNTHSGSTCHLDSPSSPSSHTSTHPANTQVQASKGSRKDFWDILNEGNEESINRLTDPEEVQRVCISTNILARSRSKEEESKSLWKTNENFLWKK; encoded by the exons atgttgGCTAAGTCAAACAAGCTAACAAGCTACTGTGCATCCCGATGGCTTCAACTTCTGCCGATGAAAAAG GTCATCGGTTTCCTTGCTGCTGTGTTGCAAAAAACGGGCACATGGGAGGACATCAAGAACAACAGGCCGCAGTTTCTGCAGAGTCAGATGCCTTCCAATCAAAGTAAACTCACTAAA GTGTTCCTCATTGTTGCCCCGCTGTCAGTTCTTTATAACTGGAAAGATGAACTGGACACATGGGGCCACTTCCAGGTTGTGGTGGTCCATGGGctgaggaaagaggaggagctggctCGCATCAAGAGGGGACGTACTGAGATTGCTCTCACCACCTACGAGACTCTGCGGCTTTGTCTGGATCAGTTTAATGA CATAAACTGGTCTGCTGTGATTGTGGATGAGGCCCACAAGATAAAAAATCCAAACTCTCAGATCACTCAGGCCATGAAGGAGCTGCGATGTAAG ATCAGAATTGGCCTCACTGGCACCATCTTACAGAACAATCTTGAAGAGCTGTGGTGCGTCATGGACTG ggccacacctggttgtCTTGGCAGCTTAGGTAATTTCAAGAACAAGTTTTCAGATCCGATTGAGCAAGGACAGAGGCACAATGCAACCAAACGTGACCTAGCTACAGGGAGAAAGACTGTCAGAGCCTTGGTGAGGAAGATTTCTCATTCTTTCCTGAGAAGGACCAAAGCTCTTATCAAAGAACAACTGCCTAAGAAGGATGACAGG GTGGTGTATTGTTCTCTGACAGACTTTCAACAGACTTTGTATCAGACTGTGTTGGACACCGAAGATGTGACATTACTGTTAAGGTCTTCAGAGAAATGTGACTGTCAAAGTGGACATACACGTAGAAACTGCTGTTATAAA aCAAACTCTGAAGGTGTCCACATGAAAGGGCTATACTTTAGTTACTTGGCCATTTTGAGGAAGGTTGCCAACCATGCGGCACTACTTCAGTCCACTACAGGAACCAGCAAGAAACAG GAAAAATATGTGAGGACCATTTGTCAGAAGGTATTCCAAAAATTTCCAGACTTTGTGCAGCGATGCAAAGATGAAGCATTTGAGGCCTTATCAGACCCAGTGTACAGTGGAAAAATGAAG GTTTTACAGAAGCTTTTCAAATATTATATGCTAAAGAGAGACAAAgtacttcttttttctttctcaaccAAG CTGTTAGATGTGCTGGAGAGCTACTGCATGGCAGAAGGCCTGGACTACAGCAGGTTGGACGGAACCACCAAATCCAAAGAGAGAATCCAGATTGTCAAAGAATTCAACAGCTCCTCTCACACCAACCTCTGCCTGGTTTCCACCAT GGCAGGTGGTCTTGGTCTAAACTTTGTAGGGGCCAATGTGGTAGTTCTATTTGATCCCACCTGGAACCCAGCAAATGACCTACAGGCTATTGACAG GGCATATCGTATTGGCCAGTGCAGAGATGTGACTGTTCTCAGGCTCATCTCATTGGGTACTGTAGAGGAGGTTATCTACCTCAGACAAGTTTACAAACAG CAATTGCAGAGCTCAGTTGTTGGCAAGGAGAGTGCCCGGCGGTATTTCGAAGCAGTGCAGGGGCATGGTGTCCATAAGGGAGAGTTGTTTGGAATCAAAAACCTCTTCAGGCTGCAGACCCAAGGGACATGTCTCACCCGCCAGATACTAGAG CGAGAAGGACAAGTGGAGGCCGGAGTAGTGACAACCAgtacacacactgtcacacagaaaaaagaggaggagaggaagggagCTAGC gGACCTGGAGATTGTTCATCTACACATGAGCCTGTACCAAACTATGAAACAGCCAAGAAAGACAGAGATGCATCAGAGAACCCCGGAGCGGTGCTGGACTTCAGCAGTGGaagtgaagaggatgaagagaggCAGGGGTTCAAGAGGAGACGCTCAAACCCTAATGCACTAGATGGCATCAGGGAGGCCAATGCTGCTACTGGTCCTGGTCGAATGAATCTCCTTCAACATGGTTTTTCCAAACTCTTCGAAAAGGCTAATGAAAACCCAGAGTTGAGTGATGGGGACAGCAGTCCAAGTGTAGAATTTAGCCCATCCGACACAGAAGCTAAGGAGCAAATAAATGTAAGAAAGAAGGATAGTAACACCTCTGGCATCtccaaaacaggaaacagtgcAGTTTGTCTTCCTAAATTGGGAACAAAAACCTGGAACATCTCCAGTagttcagacagaaaaaaaggaagtgaataTGGAGGAAATAAAAGGGTTTCTCTGCTGAAAGAGAGGGGTGATGTTGTAAAACAGACACAGGGCCTTAATAGGTGGACTTACATTACAGCAGATGAGGACAGCAATGAAAACTCGACAAAACTAGACAAAAAGCCTGTTGAACTCAACACCACAGTTTCCACAGTGCACCGCTTGGAAGGTTACTCTGATGAATCTGAGGACTTTGATTTAGAGGAAACCATGTGGTCCAAGAAGGTTGCATCAGATTCACACCATAAAGATAAAAGGAGAGGAAGACTTGACTGTAATAGAAAGAGGCGAAGTGCTAGTGTAAGGAACAAGGCCAGATCAAAATACACCGAAAACATAGAGAAATTCACATCTTCTGATGATGAACTCACTCCTGTTAAGAAAGGATGTCGCTCAACATCTCCCCAGAAAGTTAGATCCCCAGTAGACATGCTTGAAGAGGGGCGAAGACCAACGACAGACAAGACAGCGAGACATGCAGGGATGCTCAATCCGGTTTCATTTACCAGCCTGAAAACCCAGGCTTCCCCAACGTCCAAAAGAAATCAAGGAACCATTGACAGTGTGCTAG GGGGTTTACAAGAGGTGGTGTACACCCACTCTAACCAGCGTGTGGTGGGTGGGAGCAAAGCAGAAGAGCTGATCAGTAAAGCTGCTGTACGGGACGTGTTTGAACGCAGGATGTATTCTCAGCTCCCAGCCAATCACCTTCTTGGTACCCAGGAG CAGAGACTATCATTGAGTCCACCAGAGAGTCAGCCCTGCCCTGCCATTGTCAGGCTGAAGAAGCCAAGTGTGGATCATCCAGTCACCTTCACCAGCAAGAGGGTGGACCACACCAAATACACCACCTTTATCACGGGAGAGACCCCCCAGGCTATATGCAG gcagcagctggaggaaatggcaaaaaaattcAACTTTCCCTCAGTTAATGATTTTGCAGTAGAGATCCTGAAAAGAGACTCATCCCAGAGAGTGGCATGGCTGAGACAATATTACACCTCGCTGGACCACCCTGACCTAGCTAAGATAGTCACAAAAACCTTCCCACAACCTGATTCAGCACAAtactcctcctcttcatctacCCCCTCCACATCCACCAAAACAGCTGCCACAAAATCTCACGCAGAGACCAGAACCGCACTGAATGATGTTCCAAAGGCCACAAAAAAGCCTAAGTACACTCCAAAGAACCAGCAACTGCAAACTAAAGCAAACAAGTCTAGAAACCCACAAAATGAAGTTCCAGAGTCCAGGAAAAAGCAAAGGGTCCCGCAGAAGAATGCTCTAGACCTTCTTACGGATGTTTCAAGCCCTGTGTCAGACGATGGGGGGGAGACTGCCTGCAGTGCCAGAGGACACAAGAGGACAAAGAGGGGTAGTGTTTGTAGTTCTGGAACCTACAGAGCTGGTGGTGGTCTTGGTGTGGATCGAGCGAGTAGCAGTGGTCTGGGGTCTGGAGAGACAGCTGCTTTGCTGAACCGCGCAGACAGAGATACCCCTTCTTCTCGGGATGTCAGCCATGGCAGGTCCACTGCGTTATCCAAACCCACAGCTCAGGGAAAGCAGCAAGAGCAGAAATTGTCTTCCAGGACTAATGAAACCTTTCAAGGGCAGAGTGAAAATTTCCCTCCTCAACAGACCCCTTCTGCCTGCAGTAGTCACTCTTTTCTCACAGATCTGATAGGGGACACCTCAATCCTTGATGATTTGTTTAAACCCAAACCCAGGGAAGCACAACCCAAGAGCACCCCAAAAACAGCCCCTATCCCCTCCTCGTTGTCGGTGAGGGCATGTCTCTCCACACCATCTCAGACCAGAACCACTTTAAATACTCATTCTGGTTCAACATGCCACTTAGACTCCCCGTCCTCTCCAAGctcacacacaagtacacatcCGGCTAATACACAAGTTCAGGCCTCAAAGGGCAGTCGCAAAGACTTTTGGGACATCCTGAATGAGGGTAATGAAGAGAGCATCAACAGGTTAACCGACCCAGAGGAAGTTCAGAGAGTTTGCATCAGCACAAATATTTTAGCTAGAAGTAGGTCTAAAGAGGAGGAGAGTAAGAGTCTGTGGAAGACTAATGAGAACTTCCtttggaagaaataa
- the ercc6l2 gene encoding DNA excision repair protein ERCC-6-like 2 isoform X2: MASTSADEKALWRDGDSCLAPNAKSGTLLEGTIQRLSTNFQNNETTAWVIFADHNKDAEKEEEAIPVSKLLRPSLNHFTQEKPFFPSIVTDPGLNIPLELSDVEGDRVPYTINRYLRDYQRDGIRFLFNNFICSRGCILGDDMGLGKTVQVIGFLAAVLQKTGTWEDIKNNRPQFLQSQMPSNQSKLTKVFLIVAPLSVLYNWKDELDTWGHFQVVVVHGLRKEEELARIKRGRTEIALTTYETLRLCLDQFNDINWSAVIVDEAHKIKNPNSQITQAMKELRCKIRIGLTGTILQNNLEELWCVMDWATPGCLGSLGNFKNKFSDPIEQGQRHNATKRDLATGRKTVRALVRKISHSFLRRTKALIKEQLPKKDDRVVYCSLTDFQQTLYQTVLDTEDVTLLLRSSEKCDCQSGHTRRNCCYKTNSEGVHMKGLYFSYLAILRKVANHAALLQSTTGTSKKQEKYVRTICQKVFQKFPDFVQRCKDEAFEALSDPVYSGKMKVLQKLFKYYMLKRDKVLLFSFSTKLLDVLESYCMAEGLDYSRLDGTTKSKERIQIVKEFNSSSHTNLCLVSTMAGGLGLNFVGANVVVLFDPTWNPANDLQAIDRAYRIGQCRDVTVLRLISLGTVEEVIYLRQVYKQQLQSSVVGKESARRYFEAVQGHGVHKGELFGIKNLFRLQTQGTCLTRQILEREGQVEAGVVTTSTHTVTQKKEEERKGASGPGDCSSTHEPVPNYETAKKDRDASENPGAVLDFSSGSEEDEERQGFKRRRSNPNALDGIREANAATGPGRMNLLQHGFSKLFEKANENPELSDGDSSPSVEFSPSDTEAKEQINVRKKDSNTSGISKTGNSAVCLPKLGTKTWNISSSSDRKKGSEYGGNKRVSLLKERGDVVKQTQGLNRWTYITADEDSNENSTKLDKKPVELNTTVSTVHRLEGYSDESEDFDLEETMWSKKVASDSHHKDKRRGRLDCNRKRRSASVRNKARSKYTENIEKFTSSDDELTPVKKGCRSTSPQKVRSPVDMLEEGRRPTTDKTARHAGMLNPVSFTSLKTQASPTSKRNQGTIDSVLGGLQEVVYTHSNQRVVGGSKAEELISKAAVRDVFERRMYSQLPANHLLGTQERLSLSPPESQPCPAIVRLKKPSVDHPVTFTSKRVDHTKYTTFITGETPQAICRQQLEEMAKKFNFPSVNDFAVEILKRDSSQRVAWLRQYYTSLDHPDLAKIVTKTFPQPDSAQYSSSSSTPSTSTKTAATKSHAETRTALNDVPKATKKPKYTPKNQQLQTKANKSRNPQNEVPESRKKQRVPQKNALDLLTDVSSPVSDDGGETACSARGHKRTKRGSVCSSGTYRAGGGLGVDRASSSGLGSGETAALLNRADRDTPSSRDVSHGRSTALSKPTAQGKQQEQKLSSRTNETFQGQSENFPPQQTPSACSSHSFLTDLIGDTSILDDLFKPKPREAQPKSTPKTAPIPSSLSVRACLSTPSQTRTTLNTHSGSTCHLDSPSSPSSHTSTHPANTQVQASKGSRKDFWDILNEGNEESINRLTDPEEVQRVCISTNILARSRSKEEESKSLWKTNENFLWKK, translated from the exons ATGGCTTCAACTTCTGCCGATGAAAAAG CACTGTGGCGTGACGGTGACAGTTGTCTGGCTCCTAACGCAAAAAGTGGCACGCTGCTGGAAGGCACCATACAAAGATTGAGCACCAACTTTCAGAATAATGAAACCACAGCATGGGTGATATTTGCAGACCACAACAAGGATgcagaaaaggaggaagaagcCATACCCGTATCAAAACTCTTGAGACCCAGCTTGAATCACTTCACCCaggaaaaacctttttttcccagCATTGTGACAGACCCCGGGCTAAATATCCCCTTAGAGCTGAGTGATGTCGAAGGAGACAGAGTCCCTTACACGATCAACAGGTACCTGAGGGATTACCAGAGAGATGGTATCAGGTTTCTTTTCAATAACTTCATCTGTTCCAGAGGTTGTATCTTAGGGGATGACATGGGCCTAGGAAAAACTGTACAG GTCATCGGTTTCCTTGCTGCTGTGTTGCAAAAAACGGGCACATGGGAGGACATCAAGAACAACAGGCCGCAGTTTCTGCAGAGTCAGATGCCTTCCAATCAAAGTAAACTCACTAAA GTGTTCCTCATTGTTGCCCCGCTGTCAGTTCTTTATAACTGGAAAGATGAACTGGACACATGGGGCCACTTCCAGGTTGTGGTGGTCCATGGGctgaggaaagaggaggagctggctCGCATCAAGAGGGGACGTACTGAGATTGCTCTCACCACCTACGAGACTCTGCGGCTTTGTCTGGATCAGTTTAATGA CATAAACTGGTCTGCTGTGATTGTGGATGAGGCCCACAAGATAAAAAATCCAAACTCTCAGATCACTCAGGCCATGAAGGAGCTGCGATGTAAG ATCAGAATTGGCCTCACTGGCACCATCTTACAGAACAATCTTGAAGAGCTGTGGTGCGTCATGGACTG ggccacacctggttgtCTTGGCAGCTTAGGTAATTTCAAGAACAAGTTTTCAGATCCGATTGAGCAAGGACAGAGGCACAATGCAACCAAACGTGACCTAGCTACAGGGAGAAAGACTGTCAGAGCCTTGGTGAGGAAGATTTCTCATTCTTTCCTGAGAAGGACCAAAGCTCTTATCAAAGAACAACTGCCTAAGAAGGATGACAGG GTGGTGTATTGTTCTCTGACAGACTTTCAACAGACTTTGTATCAGACTGTGTTGGACACCGAAGATGTGACATTACTGTTAAGGTCTTCAGAGAAATGTGACTGTCAAAGTGGACATACACGTAGAAACTGCTGTTATAAA aCAAACTCTGAAGGTGTCCACATGAAAGGGCTATACTTTAGTTACTTGGCCATTTTGAGGAAGGTTGCCAACCATGCGGCACTACTTCAGTCCACTACAGGAACCAGCAAGAAACAG GAAAAATATGTGAGGACCATTTGTCAGAAGGTATTCCAAAAATTTCCAGACTTTGTGCAGCGATGCAAAGATGAAGCATTTGAGGCCTTATCAGACCCAGTGTACAGTGGAAAAATGAAG GTTTTACAGAAGCTTTTCAAATATTATATGCTAAAGAGAGACAAAgtacttcttttttctttctcaaccAAG CTGTTAGATGTGCTGGAGAGCTACTGCATGGCAGAAGGCCTGGACTACAGCAGGTTGGACGGAACCACCAAATCCAAAGAGAGAATCCAGATTGTCAAAGAATTCAACAGCTCCTCTCACACCAACCTCTGCCTGGTTTCCACCAT GGCAGGTGGTCTTGGTCTAAACTTTGTAGGGGCCAATGTGGTAGTTCTATTTGATCCCACCTGGAACCCAGCAAATGACCTACAGGCTATTGACAG GGCATATCGTATTGGCCAGTGCAGAGATGTGACTGTTCTCAGGCTCATCTCATTGGGTACTGTAGAGGAGGTTATCTACCTCAGACAAGTTTACAAACAG CAATTGCAGAGCTCAGTTGTTGGCAAGGAGAGTGCCCGGCGGTATTTCGAAGCAGTGCAGGGGCATGGTGTCCATAAGGGAGAGTTGTTTGGAATCAAAAACCTCTTCAGGCTGCAGACCCAAGGGACATGTCTCACCCGCCAGATACTAGAG CGAGAAGGACAAGTGGAGGCCGGAGTAGTGACAACCAgtacacacactgtcacacagaaaaaagaggaggagaggaagggagCTAGC gGACCTGGAGATTGTTCATCTACACATGAGCCTGTACCAAACTATGAAACAGCCAAGAAAGACAGAGATGCATCAGAGAACCCCGGAGCGGTGCTGGACTTCAGCAGTGGaagtgaagaggatgaagagaggCAGGGGTTCAAGAGGAGACGCTCAAACCCTAATGCACTAGATGGCATCAGGGAGGCCAATGCTGCTACTGGTCCTGGTCGAATGAATCTCCTTCAACATGGTTTTTCCAAACTCTTCGAAAAGGCTAATGAAAACCCAGAGTTGAGTGATGGGGACAGCAGTCCAAGTGTAGAATTTAGCCCATCCGACACAGAAGCTAAGGAGCAAATAAATGTAAGAAAGAAGGATAGTAACACCTCTGGCATCtccaaaacaggaaacagtgcAGTTTGTCTTCCTAAATTGGGAACAAAAACCTGGAACATCTCCAGTagttcagacagaaaaaaaggaagtgaataTGGAGGAAATAAAAGGGTTTCTCTGCTGAAAGAGAGGGGTGATGTTGTAAAACAGACACAGGGCCTTAATAGGTGGACTTACATTACAGCAGATGAGGACAGCAATGAAAACTCGACAAAACTAGACAAAAAGCCTGTTGAACTCAACACCACAGTTTCCACAGTGCACCGCTTGGAAGGTTACTCTGATGAATCTGAGGACTTTGATTTAGAGGAAACCATGTGGTCCAAGAAGGTTGCATCAGATTCACACCATAAAGATAAAAGGAGAGGAAGACTTGACTGTAATAGAAAGAGGCGAAGTGCTAGTGTAAGGAACAAGGCCAGATCAAAATACACCGAAAACATAGAGAAATTCACATCTTCTGATGATGAACTCACTCCTGTTAAGAAAGGATGTCGCTCAACATCTCCCCAGAAAGTTAGATCCCCAGTAGACATGCTTGAAGAGGGGCGAAGACCAACGACAGACAAGACAGCGAGACATGCAGGGATGCTCAATCCGGTTTCATTTACCAGCCTGAAAACCCAGGCTTCCCCAACGTCCAAAAGAAATCAAGGAACCATTGACAGTGTGCTAG GGGGTTTACAAGAGGTGGTGTACACCCACTCTAACCAGCGTGTGGTGGGTGGGAGCAAAGCAGAAGAGCTGATCAGTAAAGCTGCTGTACGGGACGTGTTTGAACGCAGGATGTATTCTCAGCTCCCAGCCAATCACCTTCTTGGTACCCAGGAG AGACTATCATTGAGTCCACCAGAGAGTCAGCCCTGCCCTGCCATTGTCAGGCTGAAGAAGCCAAGTGTGGATCATCCAGTCACCTTCACCAGCAAGAGGGTGGACCACACCAAATACACCACCTTTATCACGGGAGAGACCCCCCAGGCTATATGCAG gcagcagctggaggaaatggcaaaaaaattcAACTTTCCCTCAGTTAATGATTTTGCAGTAGAGATCCTGAAAAGAGACTCATCCCAGAGAGTGGCATGGCTGAGACAATATTACACCTCGCTGGACCACCCTGACCTAGCTAAGATAGTCACAAAAACCTTCCCACAACCTGATTCAGCACAAtactcctcctcttcatctacCCCCTCCACATCCACCAAAACAGCTGCCACAAAATCTCACGCAGAGACCAGAACCGCACTGAATGATGTTCCAAAGGCCACAAAAAAGCCTAAGTACACTCCAAAGAACCAGCAACTGCAAACTAAAGCAAACAAGTCTAGAAACCCACAAAATGAAGTTCCAGAGTCCAGGAAAAAGCAAAGGGTCCCGCAGAAGAATGCTCTAGACCTTCTTACGGATGTTTCAAGCCCTGTGTCAGACGATGGGGGGGAGACTGCCTGCAGTGCCAGAGGACACAAGAGGACAAAGAGGGGTAGTGTTTGTAGTTCTGGAACCTACAGAGCTGGTGGTGGTCTTGGTGTGGATCGAGCGAGTAGCAGTGGTCTGGGGTCTGGAGAGACAGCTGCTTTGCTGAACCGCGCAGACAGAGATACCCCTTCTTCTCGGGATGTCAGCCATGGCAGGTCCACTGCGTTATCCAAACCCACAGCTCAGGGAAAGCAGCAAGAGCAGAAATTGTCTTCCAGGACTAATGAAACCTTTCAAGGGCAGAGTGAAAATTTCCCTCCTCAACAGACCCCTTCTGCCTGCAGTAGTCACTCTTTTCTCACAGATCTGATAGGGGACACCTCAATCCTTGATGATTTGTTTAAACCCAAACCCAGGGAAGCACAACCCAAGAGCACCCCAAAAACAGCCCCTATCCCCTCCTCGTTGTCGGTGAGGGCATGTCTCTCCACACCATCTCAGACCAGAACCACTTTAAATACTCATTCTGGTTCAACATGCCACTTAGACTCCCCGTCCTCTCCAAGctcacacacaagtacacatcCGGCTAATACACAAGTTCAGGCCTCAAAGGGCAGTCGCAAAGACTTTTGGGACATCCTGAATGAGGGTAATGAAGAGAGCATCAACAGGTTAACCGACCCAGAGGAAGTTCAGAGAGTTTGCATCAGCACAAATATTTTAGCTAGAAGTAGGTCTAAAGAGGAGGAGAGTAAGAGTCTGTGGAAGACTAATGAGAACTTCCtttggaagaaataa